From one Lycium ferocissimum isolate CSIRO_LF1 chromosome 5, AGI_CSIRO_Lferr_CH_V1, whole genome shotgun sequence genomic stretch:
- the LOC132055791 gene encoding uncharacterized protein LOC132055791 produces MESKASVTEIADAISFSHDFPKRPSLDRELVDQKENQDKEMKPVSMASKLVSKEACCDKNSVADSISREGSVPNTKAENSTSIEYGTPRSLASLFASQNTEKLPDHEDSNLVAVSATKQCHDNISVRSSSTNSTKSFAFPVLTTEWAGSPAMMVEADKRDFKRRNCHWRMCFDFCK; encoded by the exons ATGGAATCTAAAGCTTCAGTAACTGAGATTGCTGATGCCATTTCCTTTAGCCATGATTTTCCAAAACGGCCGAGTTTGGACAGAGAGCTGGTTGATCAAAAAGAGAATCAG GATAAAGAGATGAAACCAGTCTCAATGGCCTCTAAGTTAGTCTCCAAGGAAGCATGTTGTGACAAAAATAGTGTAGCAGATTCAATTTCTAGAGAAGGATCAGTACCAAATACAAAGGCAGAAAACAGCACAAGCATTGAATATGGAACACCAAGAAGTTTAGCATCATTGTTTGCGAGTCAGAACACTGAAAAGCTTCCAGATCATGAAGACTCGAATCTTGTAGCGGTCTCAGCAACGAAGCAATGTCATGATAACATCTCTGTTCGGTCGAGTAGCACCAACAGCACAAAATCTTTTGCATTTCCTGT ACTAACCACAGAGTGGGCCGGCAGCCCTGCCATGATGGTGGAGGCTGATAAGAGAGATTTTAAAAGGCGAAATTGTCACTGGAGAATGTGCTTTGATTTCTGCAAATAA
- the LOC132055793 gene encoding uncharacterized protein LOC132055793, translating into MDLWQKARSFAEEAAKRSHEFTIEAAKRTQELNIGSSKLSDVVSEASKRSMEIAAEASKRSKEIVAEASKRADQIKFQIPTAASFVDTSSSSNETASAGPTQADLDKFGVTDDLREFVKGITINTFQNFPLQDESQMSDIPTVSNVRQDLTEFQEKHAKLVLSSVKEISKLRYEICPRIMRERKFWKIYFILVNSHVAPYEKKYMDAVKIKSAEKEKSEEAKNISSAGTTSKRVIGETIQTNKKEASSTADQDLDVYLLGEESDGGPDDGENAFDDDFDKI; encoded by the exons ATGGATTTATGGCAGAAAGCGCGGAGCTTCGCGGAGGAAGCTGCAAAGCGATCACATGAGTTCACTATAGAAGCCGCTAAGCGTACACAAGAGCTCAACATTGGCTCCTCCAAGTTATCCGACGTCGTTTCCGAAGCTTCCAAGCGTTCAATGGAGATTGCAGCCGAAGCTTCTAAGCGCTCTAAGGAGATCGTTGCGGAAGCTTCCAAACGCGCCGACCAGATCAAGTTTCAAATTCCAACCGCCGCTAGCTTTGTGGACACGTCATCATCTTCCAATGAAACTGCTTCGGCTGGTCCTACGCAGGCTGATCTCGACAAGTTTGGAGTAACTGATGACTTGAGAGAGTTCGTTAAGGGCATCACTATTAACACTTTCCAGAATTTTCCACTCCAAG ATGAGTCACAGATGTCTGATATTCCTACAGTCTCAAACGTTCGGCAGGATCTCACAGAATTTCAGGAAAAACACGCAAAACTTGTTCTTTCATCTGTCAAG GAAATCTCAAAGTTGAGGTATGAGATATGCCCCCGCATAATGAGAGAGAGAAAGTTCTGGAAAATCTACTTCATTCTAGTTAACAGTCATGTGGCACC gtatgaaaagaaatacatgGACGCAGTGAAAATAAAATCTgctgaaaaggaaaaaagcgAGGAGGCAAAGAATATTTCATCAGCCGGAACAACCTCTAAACGAGTGATTGGGGAAACAATCCAGACAAACAAGAAGGAAGCCTCATCAACAGCTGACCAGGATTTGGATGTTTACCTTCTAGGAGAGGAAAGCGATGGAGGGCCAG ATGATGGGGAGAATGCTTTTGACGATGATTTTGACAAGATATAG